The proteins below are encoded in one region of Campylobacter rectus:
- a CDS encoding 16S rRNA (uracil(1498)-N(3))-methyltransferase produces the protein MKFLYSKEAKNERIRLEGEAFLHLKARRAKIGERIDVRNLTDGQNHIYEIINLDKRGAELNLIFSHDVEARNSNLTLAWAVVDPKTIEKALPSLNEIGVAKIVFFYGEFSQKNFKLDFSRLERILISSCEQCGRNDLMKFEIYKSLDELVKFYPNVALIDFEGENLDGYAGKEILAIGPEGGFSRSEREAVAKKYGLKAKNILRSQTAILGVTAKILI, from the coding sequence ATGAAATTTTTATATTCAAAAGAGGCTAAAAACGAGCGAATCAGGCTTGAGGGCGAGGCGTTTTTGCACCTAAAGGCGAGGCGCGCAAAGATAGGCGAGCGCATCGACGTGAGAAATTTGACCGACGGACAAAACCACATCTATGAAATCATAAATTTGGACAAAAGGGGCGCGGAGCTAAATTTGATATTTTCGCACGACGTGGAAGCGCGAAATAGCAATCTAACGCTAGCCTGGGCCGTCGTCGATCCAAAAACGATCGAAAAAGCTCTACCTAGCCTAAACGAGATAGGCGTAGCTAAAATCGTCTTTTTTTACGGCGAATTTTCGCAAAAAAACTTTAAGCTCGATTTTTCGCGGCTGGAGCGCATTTTGATAAGCTCGTGCGAGCAGTGCGGGCGAAACGATTTGATGAAATTTGAAATTTATAAGAGCCTGGACGAGCTGGTCAAATTTTACCCAAACGTCGCTCTTATCGACTTTGAAGGCGAAAACTTAGACGGCTACGCGGGCAAGGAAATTTTAGCGATCGGGCCAGAGGGCGGATTTAGCCGGAGCGAACGAGAAGCGGTCGCGAAAAAATACGGACTAAAAGCAAAAAATATCTTGC